GCAGGGCCCGGCCGAGGCAGATGCCGATGTCCTCCACGGTGTGGTGGTCGTCGATATGGAGGTCGCCCTTGGCCCGCACGGTGAGGTCGAAGTGGCCGTGGCGGGCAAAGAGGTCAAGCATGTGCTCGAGAAAGGGCACGCCGGTGTCGAGGTCCGCCTGCCCCGCCCCGTCGATGACCAGGGACAGGGCGATGTCCGTCTCCGTCGTCGTCCGCTTCACCGTCGCCGCGCGGACGGCGGGTTCCGGCGCGATGCGGTCGCTCATGCGTCCCGCTCCCCTTTCCGGCAGGCTTCCCGTTCGTTGGCCCCCGCAGCCGTCGCGGCTGCATCCGCGTCACGCAGCCCCTCGGTTTCCTCCAGCCGAACGAGCACCGCCCGCGCGTGGGCCTCGAGGCCCTCGGCCCGGGCCAGGGTCACCACGTGCGCGGCATGGGCCAAGAGGTCAGCCCGGCTGTAGGCGATAACGTTGGTCGTCTTGAGAAAATCGTGCACCGACAGGCCCGAGAAGAAGCGCGCCGTCCCGTTGGTCGGCAGCACGTGGTTGGGGCCAGCGAAGTAGTCGCCCACCGGCTCCGGGCTGTGCGGGCCGAGAAAGACGGCCCCGGCATGGCGGATGCGCCCGAGCAGGGCCCACGGATCGGCCACAAGGAGCTCGAGATGCTCCGGCGCCAGGCGGTTGACCGTCTCCACGGCCTCGTCCAGCGATCCGGCCAGGAGGATGGCCCCGTTTCGCGCCAGGGCCTCGCGGGCGATGGCCGCGCGCGGGAGGTCAACAAGCTGCCGCTTCACCTCGGCCTGCACGGCCTCGGCCAGGGCCCGGTCCGTCGTCACGAGCACCGCCGCGCCGAGGGGATCGTGCTCGGCCTGGGACAGGAGATCGGCCGCCACATGGCGCGGATCGGCCGAAGCGTCGGCCAGGACGACGATCTCGCTCGGCCCGGCCACGGCGTCGATGCCCACGCGGCCAAACACCTCGCGCTTGGCCAGGGCCACGTACACGTTGCCGGGGCCGACGATCTTGTCCACCGGGCGGATCGTCTCCGTTCCGTAGGCCAGGGCGGCCACCGCCTGGGCCCCGCCGACGCGGTACACCTCGGAGACGCCGAGCAGGTGGCAGGCGGCGAGGATGCCCGGATGGACGTCTCCGTCCGGGCCCGGCGGCGTGACGACGGCGATTTCCCTCACGCCGGCCACCTGGGCGGGGATGACGTTCATCAGCACCGTCGACGGGTAGGCCGCCCGTCCCCCGGGCACGTAGACGCCGACGCGGTCGAGGGGGCGGACGAGCTGGCCGAGCACGGTCCCCGTCGCCGTCGGCTCGAACCACGA
This sequence is a window from Calditerricola satsumensis. Protein-coding genes within it:
- the hisD gene encoding histidinol dehydrogenase is translated as MRIMPAASYDLRRDVDAHEAERAAVRAILAAVRAEGDAAVRRYTAQFDGWDGDDPRVPPEMLERAWREADPAFRAALEAAAANIRAFHERQRRASWFEPTATGTVLGQLVRPLDRVGVYVPGGRAAYPSTVLMNVIPAQVAGVREIAVVTPPGPDGDVHPGILAACHLLGVSEVYRVGGAQAVAALAYGTETIRPVDKIVGPGNVYVALAKREVFGRVGIDAVAGPSEIVVLADASADPRHVAADLLSQAEHDPLGAAVLVTTDRALAEAVQAEVKRQLVDLPRAAIAREALARNGAILLAGSLDEAVETVNRLAPEHLELLVADPWALLGRIRHAGAVFLGPHSPEPVGDYFAGPNHVLPTNGTARFFSGLSVHDFLKTTNVIAYSRADLLAHAAHVVTLARAEGLEAHARAVLVRLEETEGLRDADAAATAAGANEREACRKGERDA